GACTGGGACTTCTACCGCTGGCTGGGTAGAAAGGTCGATTTCCTCCGCCTGGGCCAATGGACCTGTCGCTAGACTGGCGATGGCAACACCAAGCAAAACACTGGCAGCACCGAAATGGTACTTACGAATAGAGAATCGCTGGCGTAGACTATACCAGTCAAAACCACGATTCCTCCGATTAGGTTTATTTGACATTGCAAACCCTCCTCTATATAATTTTGTTTTTTAAAACAATTTAAAGATAACATATATTTTTGTATAAATCAAGAATTTTTATGTTATTATAAGTCTCTCTAATAGGTTATATATATTTGTATTTTGTTAGAATGGTTTATCGGTAAAATATTCATGGAAAACTGCTATTTTATTAGGTTTTATTGACAGATCAATAAAAAATATCCCCTACAAATTTTTGCAAGGGATAATGACTGATTTGTGAAATTTTCACAAAAATTATTGATAAAATACATTTATATATATATATATATATATCTGTTTTAGTATGTTATCGGTAGCTTGGTTTCCTCCGCTACAACCAGGCGCTTGTCCTCCTTGTCCGTAAAGGGCAGGACTGGTGGGCGCAGTCTTTCCAGGCAGGAGACCACTTGGCTACCATCCTGGTTAAACTTGAGCAGGGCATAGTAAGGGTCGTGGTAAAAGAGGAAGGTGTAGCCTTGACTGTAGGCTTGCTTGATCCACTTTTCCTTGGCCTTGATACTGTCCATAGGGTAGTCGTCTACTGCTGCCACCCAGAGGGGATTAAAGTGGGCATGGGTCAGGAGTGTGTCGGCCATGTGTATCAGGGTCTCCCCATCTTGCTTGAGCAGGATAATGCTGTGGCCACGGCTGTGACCGCCTGTGTGGTGCATCTCAATGCCGTCGACCAGCTTGAGCTCTGATCCAAAGGTCTGGACCTGGTCTTGGATGGCCTGCCAGTTTTCAGGCAGGTAGGTAGCCCTGGTACGGGGATTGGGATAGCGCACTTCTTCCCACTCGATGTCATTGATGTAGATAGTGGCATTTGGGAAGGTGGGAACCAGCTCGCCATCGACTAGCCTGGTCAGGCCACCGGCATGGTCATTGTGCATGTGGGTCATGAGGACCACATCGATATCCTCAGGGCTGAGGCCCAGCTGGTCCAGGCTTTCTAGGACACGGTTTTCTGAGATGACGCCGAGATTTCTCCGGAGTTTGTCACTGAGTTTTTCCGTCCCCAGACTGGTGTCGATCAGGTAATGCTTGCCCTGGTAGCTGATGAGGATGGGGTCTGTTAGGTCATGGATGAGCCCCTGTTCATTGGTCGGGAAATAGCGGGACCAGACAGCCTTGGGCACAGGTCCGAAGATGGTTCCTGCATCCGTGTACTTGTCTGCCCCTCTCAGCCAGGTCAGGGTCATCTGGCCGAATTGGTAGTTTTGTAGTTTCATATTTTCATATTCTCCTCATTTCACATGAGTTTTACAGCCACATTTCTGCAATTTTTTTCTTGAGTCGGTCTGTTTTTCCGCCGTATTCCTTGGTAATATTTGCATCGTGAACATAGCGCTCGATATCATCGTTTCCGATGAAGCTATAAGCTCCAGTTATACGAACTACTTCCTCAGAAATGGTTGAGGCCAGTCTGGAGGTGATGATTTTCAGCATGGAAACCTCCCGTTCGTCCGACATATCGGTCCGCAGGTAGTCATGGTAATAGGCTTCGCAGGCAACCAGGGCCGTTTTCAGGTCGACGATGCGGAGTTGATTGATAGATACGTCGATAGGACGCTTGCCAAAGCCCCGGCGAATCTGTGAATAGGCCAGACCTTTCTTGAAGGCACCTTCTGCAATGCCCAGGGATTGAGCACTGATGGCCAGCCGCATCTTAATCATAGACTGGGTGTACTGTTGCTTGCCGGCAATCTGGTGGCCCAACAGCTGGTCGTTGGTCAGCTGGACATTTTCAAAACTAATAGGCGCCAGCGGCATAGAGCGGACACCGACCTTATCAATGGTGGGACCGACCTGGACACCGGAAGTCTTGCTGTCGAGGACAAAGATAGCCATGTCCTTCTTGCCGTACTGGTCCACGGTCTGGCAGAGGACAAAGAGGACATCAGCCATAGGAGCATTGGAGACCATCTGCTTGCGACCGTTGATAATCCAGCCCTTGTCAGTCTGTCTGGCCATTGTTTCAGGAAATTGCTTGTCCAGATTGATATCTTCCTCGGAAAAGGCAAAGGCACCGATTTTTTTGAAGTTGAGCAAATCATCCAGATAGCGCTCCTTCTGCTCAGGGCTGCCAAAATGCTCCAAGAGCCAGATGGCAAAGAAGGCCTGGGTCATGAGGATGGCCGCCAAGGAGGAAAACTCGATGGACAGGAGGCGAATGACCTCTAGAAAGGTCCTGAGCCCGCTGTCTCTGTCCACAGTTTGGTGGAGCAGGTGGAAAATCTTGTGGTCTGTGACCAGCCGATTAATAAAGAGGAGCGGAAAGAGCTTGTGCTCATCATAGTGGGCTGCTTGGCCAACTATCTCAGCCTGGATATAGTCGCTAATCTGGTCTAACTTTTCTTGGTCGTATTGCATGATTCACCTACTTTATTCGACAGGCGTGTAGTATAATTTCAGGAATTCTTCGTAGACAAAGGACTCGATTTCATTGGTCTTGGACTTGTACGGTCGGCAGAACCAGATATTAAAAGGCAAAAAGTCTCTGAAGCGGACCATGGTGTGCTTGTCCTTGTCCACCAAATCTTCGATTGGCCGGGGCAGGAGGGTGATGATATTATTGCCAGATGTGGCTTCGATTAGGTAGTCCCAAGAGTAGGCTAGGAAGCTGACCTTAGGCTTGATTTTTTCTTTTTTGAACTTGTCCTTGAGGAGGTGGTAGGTGGTGTAGGACTTGTTAAAGGTGGCGACTTGATAGGGTTCAATGTCCTTCCACTCTAGCAGGTCCTTGCTGGCCAAGGGATGATTCTTGTCCATAAAAGCCACGTATTCGTCCATCTGGATGATGTGTTGCTCGTATTTTTGGCTATCCAGGGAGGTCGGCTCAATGACCACGACAAAGTTGAGGTCCTCAGCCAGGAACATGCGATTGAGGTCCACTCCTCCTCCTTCGGTAATCTGGATATCAATATTTGGGTTTTTGAGCAGGAAGTCCGGCAGGATATTAGCAAAATAGACCCGCAATATCAAAGACGGAATACCCAGACGGATGGTTCCCTTCTGCTTAGTAGACTCGGTCTGAATCATTCTTTGCATGTCTTCGTATTTCTCGACAATTTCGGTGGCAAAGCGGTAGACACGCTCACCTGCCTCGGTCAGTTTTTCCAGGCGACCATTTTTCCGATGGAAGAGCTGGAGCCCTTCATTGGTCTCAAACTGGGTGATGAACTGGCTGAGAGCTGACTGGCTGATATGAATCTTCTTGGCGGCTAGGGATAGATTACAGTTGTTCTCAACAATATTGATAAAATACCCCATTTGAACAATATCCATTCCCATAGCATATCCTCCTTTGTCCTTTTGGACAAGCGTTTTTCATATAATCTTGTCTCACCTATCTGAACTGGTAGCTAGGTGATGTTTTTTCATGTTTTGTTTATCGTTTTGCCCTAAAAATCTGGCAACTAAGGTTTCAATTTGTTTTTAGTAGACAACGATAAATTACTCAATTTATTATATCATATTACTGAGTATTTTTAAATAAATCCGCTCGAATTTTACAAATAAATCCCAGCAAATTGACTACTGGGATATTTCTTGTACTTAACATCTATCAAACCGACCTCAAGAACTGTCCCATTGTCTTGTTGCTAGTAAGTGTAGCTAGTAAAGTCAGGTTTGCGGAAATGCTTTCCTAGATTGGCATTGTGATGACATTGTCAGCAACGACCACGTCACCTGCTGTTTTTTCTAGGACTTCTTCTACCGTTACTCCAGGAGCTACTTCCTTGAGCAGGTATTTGCCGTCTTGGAATTCAAATACGGCTAATTCGGTGATGACCATGGATACCACTCCTTTGGCAGACAGTGGCAGGGTGCATTCTTTGAGGATCTTGGATTCACCATTTTTATCGACATGTTGCAGGGCCACAATCACGCGCTTGGCACCAACCAAGAGGTCCATGGCGCCGCCCATGCCTGGCGCGAATTTTCCTGGAATAATCCAGTTGGCAATGCTGGCGTCCTGGCTAACTTCGAGTGCTCCAAGCACAGTCGCATCCACGTGACCACCACGGATGATGGCAAAGGATGTTTGGATATCAAAGGTTGAAGCTCCTGGCATAAGGGTGATGGGAGCACCACCTGAGTTGGCAATATTTGGATGGTAGTTATCCTTGCCTGGGGTTTCACCGAAACGAAGGGCTCCATTTTCAGCTTGGAGGATAACGCTCACTCCAGCTGGGATATAGTCAGCAGATGCGTTTGGAATACCGAATCCCAGGTTGACAACGTCTCCGTCATGGAATTCTAAAGCGACACGACGTGCAATAACTTCTTTTGCTTTCATATTTTTACACCCCTGCTAGTTTCTTCGTTTCTGTCCAGAGAGCACCCATCATTTCATGGTGTTCTTGTGCTGTCAAACCTTGGACGACATAATCTACTAAAATACCAGGAATATAGACATCATCCGGCTTGATTTCTCCGATTTCTACCACTTCATTGGTCTCAACGATGACTGTGTCGGCAGCCAGGGCCAGTTGCAATGAAATGTTTTTAGTGGTTCCTTCGATGTAAAGGTTTCCGTACTTGTCTGCCTTGCTGGCCTTGATTAAGGCTACGTCAATTTTCAATGGATCATAGACTAGGTACTCACGGCCGTTGCGGACAACTTTTTCTTGTTTTTCTTCTAGGATGGTTCCAACGCCTGTCGGTGTCAATACGGCACCCAGACCTGCACCTGCAGCGTGGAGGCGTTCAACCACTGTGCCCATCGGTGTGAATTCAACTTCCATCTCACCGCTGAAGTAGGCTTTTTGGGCACCTGGTGAGGTTCCGACGTGGGCTGCTATGTATTTGGATACTTGGTGGTTTTCGCAGAGGCGACCTACTCCGACTTCCTTACCAGGATGGGAGGTTACGACAGATGTCAGAGTCAGGTTTTTTGTGCCTTGTTCCACCAAGCCATCGATCAATTCAAAGGGTTCACCGACACCGAGGAAGCCTGAGATTCCCACGATGTGTCCCGGTTGTACCAGCGATACTGCTTCTTTGAGCGTTACAATTTTTGCCATTTTTTTCTCCTCGTCAAAGCTACTTATTTCCGTGTAAAGACTGCTTTTCGTTTTTCAACAAAAGCGCCCATGCCTTCTTTTTTATCCTCTGTTGAGAAGAGGAGTGCTTCTGCTTCTGTTTCCAAGCGGATAGCACTTTGCAGTGGTAATTCTGTTCCCACGCTGATGACATGTTTGGCTTTTTCGACAGCCAACGGAGCATTCTTCAAAATAGATTTTGCTAGATTTTCAGCTTCCTGCATCAATTCCTCTGCTGGGACCAGGCGATTGAGTATGCCGAGTTCGACTGCTTCTGGTCCTTTTACATTTCGAGCCGTGAAAATGAGTTCCTTGGCTTTGCTGATGCCGATGAGGCGTGGCATCCGTTGGGTTCCTGCAAATCCTGGTATAATTCCAAGTGTCACTTCAGGGAAGCCCAAAAGAACTTTTTCATGGCCCAGACGAATGTCTGTTGACAGAGCCAATTCCATACCACCTCCCAAAGCATATCCGTTAATTGCTGCGATAGATGGCTGGCGAAGATGTTCTAGTCTGGAGAAAGTATCATTGGCATAGGTCATGTATTCGAAGGCTTGTGTCGGCGTCATCTTATCCATTTCCTTGATGTCTGCGCCGGCTACAAATGATTTCTCACCTGCACCTGTGACGATGACTACACCAATTTCTGTACTGGTTTCCACTACATCCAATACTTCATTCAAGTCTTTCAAGACTTGTGAGCTGAGGGCATTCAATGCTTCTGGACGATTGATAGTGATATAGCCGATGCCATCTTTGACGTCCAACAATACAGTTTTGTTCATAAACATTCTCCTAATGTGTAATGTGATCGGTCACCTAGGGTCAACAATGCAACCAATCGATTGACAAAATGTAAAACGCTTACATTATTAGTTTATCAACTATTTACATATTCGTCTACTTAAGAAATTTTAATAGTTGTATTAGGTGGGCTTATAGAAATTGTGCGAAAACCAACTTATTTATTGAGGTTGTTCAACCATCAAAAAGTAATCAAGAACGCTTTCCCAAAAAGTAAAAAAGCACCCAGATTTCTCCGGGCACTAGAGGTTAGGAAGCTTTTTTAGATTTAGCAATGTAGTAAAGCTGGAGCAAGATTCCGACCACGGCCATGCCGATGACGATATAGAAGGCCATAGAGTAGTCTCCATTGTTGGCTTGAGCCAGACGAGCACCCAGCTGTGGTCCTGCAATAGCAGCCACACCGTAAGCCGTAAACATCCAGCCGTAGTTGGTACCTACATTGGCCACACCCCAGTTATCAGCCGTGATACCTGGGAAGGAACCGAGGAAACCACCGAAGGACAGGGCAACCAGCATGACACCGATGATAGCCAGGACACTGCCTTCACCTTTAAAGGTCGCTGTCAGGAAGAGCCCTCCTGCTACTGCGGCAAACATGGCAACAACGGTCGGGTAGCGACCAATCTTATCAGACACGGCTCCCCAGAAAATCCGGCCAAAGGTATTGGCGATGGAAACCAGCATGACAAAGAATGTCGCTTCACTGACCAGCTTGTATTGGTCAGAGATGGATGCGGCACCACCGATAATCATCATACCGCCGGTCGCACCGAGGATGTAAATCAACCAGAGTAGCCAGAAATTGCCTTCACGCAACATTTCCTTATGGGTCTTACCAGTCGGAGCTGCAGCACCTGGTGTCGGAGCAGCTGCTGGAGCCTTTTCCATGACCAGGGAAGACGCACAGATGACCACCAAGAGGGCAATACCCAGTACATTGAAGGTCCGGTAAACACCCATGGCGCCAATCATGCCTTTAGCAACTGGCCCGATAATCAGGGGACCAAGACCAAAGCCTGCCGCTGTCAAACCACCAGCCAGACCTTTTTTATCAGGGAACCATTTGGAAGCGACCGAAGTGGCTGCACCATAGGCAGACCCGATACCTAGACCCAGGATGACACCGTAGGTCAGATAGAGAATCGACAAGCTGGTTGCAAAGCCTGTGGCAAACATGCCTAGACCAAAGAGGATACCACCTAAGAATACAAATTTCTTAGGACCGAGGGCATCAACCTTGGGACCGAAAATAATCATTCCGATCGGAACCATGGCAAAGGAGATACTAAAGGCCAGTGAGGTCTGGGCCTGTACCCATCCTTGGTCGGCATTGGCTTCCAAGAGAGCTTTTTGGAAAACGGACCAGGCATAGCCCGCTCCCAAGGAGAGGTTGGTCAAGATGGCCGCCGCCAAAATGACCCAACGATTTGGTGTTTTTTTCATAATCTTTCCTCACATAATCTACAAATGGTGAAAGTTACTCAATGAAAATCAGGAAGACGCGGAGAACTCTGACGCTTATGGTTTTATGGCGACAGGCTGAAAAGCACCCCCAGAGCTTTTCACACATCAAGTCGAGTCAACAACGTCTGCGTTTGATTTTCGAAGAGTACTATCTGCTCACGATAACGGCTATCCCCATACCACCACCGATACAGAGAGTTGCTAAACCGCATTTGGCATCACGTTTTTGCATTTCATGTAGAAGTGTGACAAAGATACGGGCGCCTGACGCTCCGATTGGGTGACCGAGGGCAATGGCACCACCGTTTACATTGACAATATCTGGATTGAGTCCTAGTTCGCGATTGACTGCGCAAGCTTGGGACGCAAAGGCTTCGTTGGCTTCAACCAAATCTAGGTCACTGATAGACAAGCCTGCCTTATCCAGGGCCTTACGGGATGCGTAGATAGGACCACAACCCATAATAGTTGGATCTAGACCTGCACTTGCATAAGATTTGATAGTAGCAAGGACTGGCAGACCCAATTGTGCAGCTTTTTCACTGCTCATCATAATGATAGCCGCTGCTCCGTCATTGATACCAGAGGCATTTCCGGCAGTAACAGTACCGTCTTTCTTGAATGCTGGGCGCAATTTAGCCATGCCTTCCATGCTGGCATTTTCACGTGGATATTCGTCTGTGTCAAAGACGAGTGGATCGCCCTTGCGTTGCGGAATCAGGACTGGTACGATTTCGTCTTTGAATTTACCTGCCTTGATAGCAGCGACAGCCTTTTCCTGGGAACGAACCGCAAAGCTATCCTGATCTTCACGGGTAATATTGTACTTGGCTGCGACATTTTCTGCTGTGATACCCATGTGCATTGGCTCAAAGGCATCCGTCAGTCCATCTTTTAGCATGGTATCAATCACTTTGCTGTCGCCCATGCGGGAACCCCAGCGCTGATTTTGAATAACATACGGCGCCTGACTCATATTTTCCGTACCACCTGCAATGACAACATCTGCATCTCCCAAAAGGATAGCTTGGGCTGCTAGGCTGATGGTTTTCAGACCAGAACCGCAAACTTTATTAATGGTGAAGGAAGGAGTCGTTACAGGCAAGCCAGATTTGATACTAACTTGACGTGCGACGTTTTGTCCAAGACCTGCACCAAGTACATTACCAAAAATCACTTCATCCACCAAAGTAGGATCAAGGTTAATTTTTTCGAGTGCGCCTTTGACAGCAGTTACTCCCAAATCAACAGCAGATATATCTTTTAAACTTCCACCGTAACTGCCAATTGGTGTTCGAACAGCTGCTACAATTACTGCTTCTCTCATTTCTTTCTCCCTTCCTAATACGTAAAGAATCCTTGACCAGTCTTACGACCAAGTTTACCAGATTCCACCATTTTTTTAAGAAGTGGAGCTGGACGGTATTTTGGATCCGCGAAGCCATTGCTCAA
The sequence above is a segment of the Streptococcus suis genome. Coding sequences within it:
- a CDS encoding acyl-CoA dehydrogenase family protein codes for the protein MQYDQEKLDQISDYIQAEIVGQAAHYDEHKLFPLLFINRLVTDHKIFHLLHQTVDRDSGLRTFLEVIRLLSIEFSSLAAILMTQAFFAIWLLEHFGSPEQKERYLDDLLNFKKIGAFAFSEEDINLDKQFPETMARQTDKGWIINGRKQMVSNAPMADVLFVLCQTVDQYGKKDMAIFVLDSKTSGVQVGPTIDKVGVRSMPLAPISFENVQLTNDQLLGHQIAGKQQYTQSMIKMRLAISAQSLGIAEGAFKKGLAYSQIRRGFGKRPIDVSINQLRIVDLKTALVACEAYYHDYLRTDMSDEREVSMLKIITSRLASTISEEVVRITGAYSFIGNDDIERYVHDANITKEYGGKTDRLKKKIAEMWL
- a CDS encoding acetyl-CoA C-acetyltransferase; the encoded protein is MREAVIVAAVRTPIGSYGGSLKDISAVDLGVTAVKGALEKINLDPTLVDEVIFGNVLGAGLGQNVARQVSIKSGLPVTTPSFTINKVCGSGLKTISLAAQAILLGDADVVIAGGTENMSQAPYVIQNQRWGSRMGDSKVIDTMLKDGLTDAFEPMHMGITAENVAAKYNITREDQDSFAVRSQEKAVAAIKAGKFKDEIVPVLIPQRKGDPLVFDTDEYPRENASMEGMAKLRPAFKKDGTVTAGNASGINDGAAAIIMMSSEKAAQLGLPVLATIKSYASAGLDPTIMGCGPIYASRKALDKAGLSISDLDLVEANEAFASQACAVNRELGLNPDIVNVNGGAIALGHPIGASGARIFVTLLHEMQKRDAKCGLATLCIGGGMGIAVIVSR
- a CDS encoding 3-oxoacid CoA-transferase subunit A; protein product: MAKIVTLKEAVSLVQPGHIVGISGFLGVGEPFELIDGLVEQGTKNLTLTSVVTSHPGKEVGVGRLCENHQVSKYIAAHVGTSPGAQKAYFSGEMEVEFTPMGTVVERLHAAGAGLGAVLTPTGVGTILEEKQEKVVRNGREYLVYDPLKIDVALIKASKADKYGNLYIEGTTKNISLQLALAADTVIVETNEVVEIGEIKPDDVYIPGILVDYVVQGLTAQEHHEMMGALWTETKKLAGV
- a CDS encoding OFA family MFS transporter — its product is MKKTPNRWVILAAAILTNLSLGAGYAWSVFQKALLEANADQGWVQAQTSLAFSISFAMVPIGMIIFGPKVDALGPKKFVFLGGILFGLGMFATGFATSLSILYLTYGVILGLGIGSAYGAATSVASKWFPDKKGLAGGLTAAGFGLGPLIIGPVAKGMIGAMGVYRTFNVLGIALLVVICASSLVMEKAPAAAPTPGAAAPTGKTHKEMLREGNFWLLWLIYILGATGGMMIIGGAASISDQYKLVSEATFFVMLVSIANTFGRIFWGAVSDKIGRYPTVVAMFAAVAGGLFLTATFKGEGSVLAIIGVMLVALSFGGFLGSFPGITADNWGVANVGTNYGWMFTAYGVAAIAGPQLGARLAQANNGDYSMAFYIVIGMAVVGILLQLYYIAKSKKAS
- a CDS encoding LysR family transcriptional regulator, whose translation is MDIVQMGYFINIVENNCNLSLAAKKIHISQSALSQFITQFETNEGLQLFHRKNGRLEKLTEAGERVYRFATEIVEKYEDMQRMIQTESTKQKGTIRLGIPSLILRVYFANILPDFLLKNPNIDIQITEGGGVDLNRMFLAEDLNFVVVIEPTSLDSQKYEQHIIQMDEYVAFMDKNHPLASKDLLEWKDIEPYQVATFNKSYTTYHLLKDKFKKEKIKPKVSFLAYSWDYLIEATSGNNIITLLPRPIEDLVDKDKHTMVRFRDFLPFNIWFCRPYKSKTNEIESFVYEEFLKLYYTPVE
- a CDS encoding MBL fold metallo-hydrolase is translated as MKLQNYQFGQMTLTWLRGADKYTDAGTIFGPVPKAVWSRYFPTNEQGLIHDLTDPILISYQGKHYLIDTSLGTEKLSDKLRRNLGVISENRVLESLDQLGLSPEDIDVVLMTHMHNDHAGGLTRLVDGELVPTFPNATIYINDIEWEEVRYPNPRTRATYLPENWQAIQDQVQTFGSELKLVDGIEMHHTGGHSRGHSIILLKQDGETLIHMADTLLTHAHFNPLWVAAVDDYPMDSIKAKEKWIKQAYSQGYTFLFYHDPYYALLKFNQDGSQVVSCLERLRPPVLPFTDKEDKRLVVAEETKLPITY
- a CDS encoding enoyl-CoA hydratase-related protein, coding for MNKTVLLDVKDGIGYITINRPEALNALSSQVLKDLNEVLDVVETSTEIGVVIVTGAGEKSFVAGADIKEMDKMTPTQAFEYMTYANDTFSRLEHLRQPSIAAINGYALGGGMELALSTDIRLGHEKVLLGFPEVTLGIIPGFAGTQRMPRLIGISKAKELIFTARNVKGPEAVELGILNRLVPAEELMQEAENLAKSILKNAPLAVEKAKHVISVGTELPLQSAIRLETEAEALLFSTEDKKEGMGAFVEKRKAVFTRK
- a CDS encoding 3-oxoacid CoA-transferase subunit B translates to MKAKEVIARRVALEFHDGDVVNLGFGIPNASADYIPAGVSVILQAENGALRFGETPGKDNYHPNIANSGGAPITLMPGASTFDIQTSFAIIRGGHVDATVLGALEVSQDASIANWIIPGKFAPGMGGAMDLLVGAKRVIVALQHVDKNGESKILKECTLPLSAKGVVSMVITELAVFEFQDGKYLLKEVAPGVTVEEVLEKTAGDVVVADNVITMPI